The nucleotide sequence ccaaaaagccctcactttttaaattctgacaattagaaccggagttatggccattttaagaaattttttttggacccttatagctcgggtcaggggggtcgggggaccttaagtttggtactgatggaaagctctaaggcccagctataacatactaaaatttgagcccgctcgatgccataggggcggagctattgagaaaacaaaaaaaggggggtcttcaaaatggcggaaggaggggtggggggtggggggtcaatgcaccatgttgcaattttcatacgatatttaacctttgccgaaaaccgcaagtcgatatcttttttagtttaggagctattaagctccaaagagcggccggacggccggccggccggccgggaacgtaacttagccacatatattctcaatcaggaagtggcgaaacacattttggccaaatttgaggtcgatcggacgacatgaaattttgttaggattatagtaggtgagattgttaagaatctcacctaatatgcttTTTTTAATCCGCGTcatccacgtaaccccttaattgaAAGAAAAACGCAATGACACTATGATATGGTTTTACAGCTTAACCGAAATTCTAAAAGCCTAAtgatattaacatttttttaaaataattgtgtAACGTTATTGGTCTGCTAGACTGTGAAACTGAAAATGAACATTTGTCCTCCTATAATAGCGAAGCGATATAGGTATATTAATTCTTGTGAATTCGAACAATCTACTGAATTTTCCGGTGCCattattttcaaacaaatttacCAGGTAATTTCATGACATGACGATGTCACAAATTACAAAAGACTGTATTATGAATCCTTTTGAATATTCTATCATCCATAATCCTGAACCAATCCACTAAGATATTCATTATTCTACCTTATTTAAGAACCTCTATTGCAAAGCCTATTATCTGCATAAATGGCTTTTCCAAAATGTCCATTGCAccagaaattaattttaatatcccCATCTTGGTATaataatttcaagaattttattaTCACCACTACCACATAAATTTTGCCAGTGAAAGCTATAGGAAATATATAGCATTTTTAAACCAACATCAAATTGCGCAAATTTATACCAAGCATGGTAATGTATCTTGATGATAATTTTATGGTCTAATACTATTGCttactttaaatatattttcaccaTAATTTAATAATACGTCTGCAATGGCGAAAACATCTGCATTTTCAGGTGATCACTGTAGGCATGGAGTATCAAATGCTGAAGGTACAGCAAAACTTGTCATTCATTGTCAATCAGCAATTGCTGATCTGAAGAAGGGAATTAGGCCATGGGGATGTGGATttcaagaaaatatacaaattgtTTGCTGCCTAGATCCAGACGATACCTATCCCATTACTCCTAAACCAGCAACGACCGTGGATAGATTTTCAGGGAGTAGCGGAAAAGAGAGGGTTTCTATGAGAAGTTTGTTGGAAGTCCAAAAGTATAAATGACTTTTAATTGATTGAGAAACTTTGCCTTGCAGAATGCAAAGAATATGCTGAGTATGCGTATGAGAATATCACCCTACCCATATCAATTCCCGGTTCTCCTGATATTACAAGGAGAGTCAACAGGTGTGGCTTTAATGTGATACCCCTGATCGTGGGTGGAACACTAGCTGGACCCAGAGAATTCCCACATATGTGTTTGATTGGATATGGTGACGATCCTATTCAGTGGAAATGCGGTGGAACTCTCATTAGTGAATACTTTGTACTCACAGCTGGACACTGCCTTAATTCTCAAGAATagtaaatattataatttcttCTAATAATGCATCCTGCCTTATATTAATCTACTTCTTAAAAAATATCTCTCAGTGGACCAGCTAAAATGGTGCGTGTGGGTGATTTGAATTATGAATCTGAGCAAGATGAGGCAAGGCCAGAAAATGTGAGAATCAAGAGACACGTACCATTTCCAGAGTACACAAGAAGAACGCAGTACAATGATTTGGCACTCTTGGAACTCGAGAGGAAAGTCACATTCAATCCTTACGTGAGACCCGCTTGTCTTTTCACACAATTCAATACAGAGACTGATAAAGCCATCGCTACAGGATGGGGTAGAGTTGAATGGGCAGGTCAGTCgctcttaaaataatttttaactctaaaaagaggcgaaaatccttagtttttttttaccgtTATTTTGATTACTTTATGGTACATTGACTTGAGAATTGATAAAATTTGCATGATGATGTCACACCCATTCGAAAAGCAAACCTACCTGTTTTATATGTATTATATGATTCGCACAAAAAAGCTTAAACTTTACTCACCAACTCGAAATATGCTCCATGCAAGGAAGTAGTCTGCTGAATAATTGCCCTAATTGATACACATCTTCTATAGCAGATATGATTAACTtgtaatttctgttttttttttttgcaataaccCACATGAGACATCCTACGTGAGATTTTGAAATAACTAACTAAATTAAGAATCTTGTCCAAATAGCCCTACCCACCAAAAAGAGATCATACACCCAGACAAACTGtaagaaattcaattgaaaatttcaacaatttatAGAGGTTGTAGTCAAATTGGGAATTTCGGTGAGaacaaaacatgtaaaaaaagaCGGACGTAGCCTCAGAATAAACCTGACATTTCTAAGTTTTCCTTTAGCCGTACATTTTTAACCACATTCCGGAATGATGCCAAGGATGGTTCATAAATAACTGGGCTTCTTTTTCATGGTATTATCATCCCACGTAATTTTGACGTCAATGAACcataaaagtaacaaaaatagaGCTTGCAAAGCGTTTCAacttttgcggaatgctcgaacttgtgactatGTAGTGTAGATAGTATACCCGCAAGTCTGGCTTTGTAAATTCTTTAGTAAACCAACTCATGGAAAAAGTCTCTCGTGAACATGGGTTCCAGCATTCCGCAAAGTAATTTTGCACGCTGCCTTTTCTTcgatatttttatgaaactttaaatataaaaaatatcataatacAAACACATTTCCTGatacaaattaataatttagttgagattcttaccaatctcagcttttgtggtcctaaAATCtaacctcgtcagatcgggcctaaACTTTGTACGTATGTACACAGTGCACACGTTTTTACACTCAATCGATATTCGTGGACATTGGATATCCTATCCGTCCGTCGTATTAGTACTTCTAGAGAGAGAACGACAAGCAATTTCCGGCAAAGGTTAATTGGTTAATAGACAGATCGTCAATAAATGGCTAGTTGATAATTTTAGGATCCACTATCCCTTTCTTAATTTTGGAATAtcccaaaaattttgttttaccaATAACTCAGCCACTATGTTTATGGATtggtctcaaattttagtatgctacAGCtgcacggtaaaaaatttcggcacgtatttgttccaaaaattagctcgtccacggacaccataatttttggcataatcttgttcattttatgagactcaaaaagatacccaatattagtaacgaatttgttccaaattgtagctcgtccacggacaccataatttttggaacaaatttgtaccttctaggaggaacgaaaaatacccaatattagtaacgaatttgttccaaattgtagctcgtccacggacaccataatttttggaacaaatttgtaccttctaggaggaacgaaaaatacccaatattagtaacgaatttgttccaaaacgtagCTAGTCCAcggacacagaaaatttttggaacaaatttgtaccttctagaaggaacaaaaatattcccaatattagtaatgaatttgttccaataaatagctcgtctagtataaaagcgtatccctcctctcacactcagtcacccctcaccgaagtgaagaggacgccaaatctgcgGCAATTTTCGTgatacatggtttcactttttttaattcgagattcccttcccctcttgctggcagcactcgcatatgatttcgtcatgcacgcgtctgtataaaacactcttaagatgattcttatttgatgttccttatgaactttcgccaccgaaatccatctcgactgaagtataggccttaactgtaagacgaaatcacttacacggatttgttcccgacaatgggaacaaaaagattccccatatgagtaacattTTGGTTCCAAAAATTACTTCGTCCGCGGAcatggaaaattttgggaacaaatatgttacagatgtaggaataatattgttatgaaaaatatgtaccaatttgttcctgacagtgggaacaaaacagccgagtgcaacaaattctgttccaaatttcaggaacaaatttgtataaaacgaaatcaactcaaatttgtagacattccactgtatcaacaCGGTTCAAaaggaaaactctaacaaaattgtaactgtattttgtaacgaaactgtaaagaaaactttttggaacaaacaaatatcttctctaggtacaaaatgattccaaaaaaatttgttccaaggaaaacttgttccaatattttggttaatgtccaaaagtttttaccgtctACTTAGGACTTAAACCGAAAAACGGCttaatataattataatcaaaataatgagcagattacatttctatcagtttctgactagtCCTTCTCTCGGTTTAACCTGAGAAACGGCTTAACTAGTGGGaaattgatgggaatttagtcaaatcattattttgattgtgattacgttaagccgtctcctGGCTTGGGTCgtagtaagtgtgtctaggacataacaTTACATTAGCTCATTACATAATTTCTGATTGAGTAAAACTACATAAGGCCTCAAATAGGCTCACattgatccttgagaatatttagaagactgtaaaatttggcagtaaaggattaggcaATTTACTCAACCGGCCTCTAAAATCAATGATCAGTCACTTTAATTTTGTAGGctaaggtccttgacacacttaggacttaagccgagagacggcttagtggaaatgGATAGAAATAtgatttaatcattatttcgaatacagTTACGATAaggcgtctctcggctaatcctcatgtatATATGTCAATGCCctaagtattctcgaggatcagcctgaaagAGTGAACTAAAAGGCTTTTTTCTTGCCACCAGGTGATACCAGCAGTAACCTCCTCAAAGTAACTCTTGAGCTGTTCACGCATCAAGAATGCAATAAATCTTTTGAATTCAATATCAACAGAAAACTTAGCAAGGGAATTGTGGACGAATCACAACTTTGTGCAGGTTCTCACAGCGAAGAAAAAGACACTTGCGaagtaatatttctttttgttagataaaacttttttttttggaacttaCCACACATTCCGGCATCAATTTCAGGGAGATTCCGGAGGTCCACTTCAAATCTACAACAACAATGTATACTGCATGTACAACATAATTGGAGTGACATCCTTTGGCAAAGGATGTGGGTCAGTGGGTCAGCCAGGAGTCTACACGAGAATCTCCAACTATCTTGACTGGATTGAAGAAGTAACGTGGCCGAATGAGTGAGACATTGTCTGCATCAATAAGTCAGAGTATTGTAATAGAATTCATAAATGATTTCGCTGAGTTTGTGACCAATTTGTCTGCCTAGTCGCCCATATTTGATGTTTGTCAACAAATCTCTTCCCTCTTGTTCATTACGCATTCTATATGCATTCATGAGGATTCTGGGCGTGCCATAGATACGTGTGATGGCTAGTGCTTTGTCCACAGACATTGATGATAATTGAATTAATTGCCGAGCAAAGAAATCTCGGACTTTCATTTCTCTTGTCTTTGAAGATAATGCATTGAATTCCTTAAAATGCATCAAGGATACAAAATCATCCGTCATTTTGAATTCCTTGATATCTACTTTAGAGCAGCCTACTAGGACCTTTTCCTAAAAATGTTGTGAATTAttagaaaatgtatgagaacTAACGTGTCAAAAATGTACCTCAAAAATCTTCTCTAACATCTTGCTCATGACGCTTAAGTACAAGATGCTACCGTGATGATTATCTGTGATCTTCACTGTGAATTTGTTATGAACATTGGTATTTGTAGCTGCCTGCATGATTGTCTTGAAAGGGAGCCCAAGATGCCGGGAATCATACATTTCAACCATGTAGATCACATTCGGGATTCCACTGCGCATTAGCCGAAACTTCTGCTCATGGAATCTCCCATCTCTTATGCTACTCCCAAAATCATCCAACCTCTTGCGTTCAACGATATACGGAAGCACGAGCTCATTCCCTTCTGGATCTCGAGCTATCCAGGCAAAGTCACCAACACTCAAATGTCTAACTTCATAAATTACCTTCGAAGCATTCAATTCGCAAATTGTTGCATCCAATGCCTTCTtcgttttcctaaaaaaaaatcatcttattAACTTTTTCAGCAAGGTTATTCCTAAAATCTTACCCTTTAGTTTCTTGGGTATCCACCAACAAAATGATTTGGAACGTACTAGGAGACATTACAACAATATTAGCGTCTTCTTTCTGCTCAGATTTTGTTTCAGGGACAATCTTTTTCGTAGCTCGTTTCTTTGGGGATGTTTTTGAGGAAGATGGTCCCGCTTTTGGTTTCTTAGAGACTTTTTTCTTCTCAGCAGGAACCTCGACATTTCCTGAACACTTCATCTCTtcgtttttatattttttgtgtttcttaTCGAGCATTTCACAAATAGTTGGACCAAATCCTTCCAAAATTATACACTCCCGAGCAGAAGCAAGAGGCAGCGGGTATTTTTCAAGTGAATTAAGTGCTCTGGCCAGTGCTGTTTtgtttcctaaattattttccTCGGAGTATTTAAGCCACTCTCCCAGCCATTTTTTGAACAATGGATTTGGATCATTGTATTTTATAGTCACGCGttcttttacatattttttcttcatttgatCACTTTTATTTACTAAActttaaggaaaaaataatatttttaatctatttcACAATTTCCCTCCAAAAGTTACAGCCGGTTGTGAAAAAACTGACAACTGGAAAGCAAAGCACACAAAAATGCACGAACTTCCAAATTCCACAACGCAACTTAACCTCACTTTCGAAAATgatatgcaaaattttcatttttagaatttcaaagaatatttattaCATTATAGAGATTtgaaatatgttaaaattttaaggaATTAGATATTACTGCCTTTCCTTGCTCGTATTGTTCAATTGAGCTCGCAACTGTTGACTGAAATCATCTTCAACATTGTCGTCGTCCCAGTTATCCTCCCAAACACTAATTTCTTCCTCATCAGCCTTACTTCCAGCCCATTCTATagagcaaaaataaataatattaataaattatttgttcaaaattcagaaaataaaatctTACCCTCAGCAGGAAACTCTTCAAATTCATCATCTTCTTCCAGCAATCCCAAATCAacttttggtttttctttttcCGTCATGGTTTCTACAGAGATTTTACTTAATTACGGGCCAGATAATTGatagtttttctcaaaaactcgagaaaatattcttcagaGTAAACCACGCACAATGAAAACAAAATGTGGAACAATGACTTTCCAAAGTTCtacactgctagaaaattttttccATGGAAGTGACAGCATAATTTtcgttgcaaaaaaaaatgtgacagcGTGAATTGTATGCCAGACGCTtttgtttttctctttatttcacaatttattgTGTGATAATGCACGCAAACAGTAGTGAAAATCGGTTAACACACCTCTTGGGTGTCTATAATTCCGACAGTGATGACGAGGAGAATGAGGAAAAGGAAGTACAAGAGAAACATGGGAACAATGGAGCTGCAGAAGTGGCAGACAATATCGTCCAGACAGACTGGACACAATGCTATGATAGGGAAACGGGAAAACCATATTTCTTCAACACCAGCAGCAATCAGCATCAATGGGAGATGCCGGAGGATTATAGATTGTATCTGGAATGGGTGAGGCGCAACAAATTCAGTGAAACTGAACAGAAATGGAAGGTATACGAAGCAGAAGACAGTGGAGTTCCCTACTATGTCAATGAAGTTACCCGGATAGTGTCATGGGAGATGCCAGAAGGGTACAGGAAGCACCTGGAGAGTCAAAAGAAGGAGCAAATGAGGAAAAAGAGTGTGAAACCAACAAACAAAATCCAAAAGAAACCCCCGAAAAAGTATCCGGAACACCTTTTGAATCATGATTCTGACGAGGATAAGATTGAGTTGATCTCTTCCTACAGTAGATCCAGTGATTCTGAAGATGAGGATGTAGCTTCAAAGAGAACTGAAAAGGTAAAGgtaagataaaacatttaaattatttaatttataaaggcACATGATGATTAGCTGCGCCTGATTgttcaagaaaaattgaaatatcaaaatgatGGTGAAGTTTTCAATCTGATGCCTCGGATTTTTCCTAGAAAAATCCCCTGAATTGTGATGAATTTTATCCAAATCGTTGATAGATGAACATTCTTTGAGAACATTCAATTAGTTCTTGGAATGAAGTCATTTGTCTCGTGGATAGCTGAATAAGTTTTGTTCATTCCATAAGAAACCTTCCGGAGATGACAGTTTTTAGAATAAAATCCTATTTCAGACGTCAAAAAGTGACAAATCTCCTGATCAAATTCCAAACGAAGAACTTCTTCCCTACAAAATGTACACTCAGGATTCGAACACAGACCCTCAGTCTATGGAAAAGTCCTCAAATCAGCCGAGTAGTATTCTGTTCAGTAATGAAACTTCGGTAACTCTGTCTGAGCTCGAGAAGACATATTTAAGTAGCAGAAAATCAAGCAAATCCCCTGAAAATATCATCCAACCAGAAACAAATAAAAGTATTCCGACTATTGGAGAGGAAATCGACGCGAAGCTGATGATGAGGAAGAGAAGGATAGAAATTCCGAGAATTCCTCAAAAAATAGAACCACAGCCAAAAGTGGAAGTTGACGAAGAACTGCAGTCAAAGGCCAAAACGGGTCTCTATGCCAATTTTCAGAGCGGCGGAGTTGAATTTGCTGATCAATCTGAAAAGAAGGAGGAAGTTGTTGAAGTCAAGGAAGAGAAGAAGGAGTTAAAAGATGCTTCGACAAGTACAGCGGAAGATGATGAAACTGGGGAGGAGGATGTAAAAGAATTGAGCACACTAATTGGTGCGAAAGTTAAATTTCTCTCCGAGGGAAGGCCTATTGTCTCAGGAGTACAGATCATGCAGATCCAATTGGAGgtaagacttttttttatagaaatcaCCCCCGGAGACCAAAAATTCTAATGAATATTATCAAATCGGATGATATCCCATTCGTCCGTGCAGCCCTTAACAGAGCTAGGAGCCAAACGGATAGTGACTTAGCATCCGTTCTCTTCCTCCCTAAAACcgtgtttttttattgggaaatTACATACTGTCATCACTTGGATAGAGACTTGGAATCTTCGAGGGACCTTTTTTAGtcgtttttggatatgttttagagatcacccaggcgaatatttcgtctttatacgaaaataccgttgaatcattcgtgataacggattttcaaggtcGAAGGTTAAAAAAGTTCTAgatagcgtatttctcaactgaatggtatcaggtttgggctcgttggaaaggtcttggaaattcCGAtcaaactgaaccggttccaatcaactttaaccctttaaggacaagaagctttccgctgagcgaaattcaatgatatcaagtttccctcgatattttagcctaaataacagatttatggttaggaaaaaaatttcctatCCCTAGAAGTCCTGGAAAagtatgggtcatatatgacccaatcgtccataaaagtaaaaaaacacaaaattttccagacgactagtttactagtttgctctgttatttttgtaggaggaataacttgaatatatttgtgataataaaatgacttatttagagtacgagtaaaaattaaaacgatcaaaaattaatttaaaaaaaaaatatcttattcaatttttggtctcaaagaatcttgaagagttgtacacaaaaacaataatttttatcataaaaatgtattaatgtttacttcatttttttatttttatgatattaatcGAAACAATTTCGAATACTGGTCACACAGAGagaaatgtcgcatgcctcacaaatacaattgttcttataatctttttttttctaatagcaccatgtgcacctgcGCCTTTcctcagttttcttcaaaacatgtttcatggtaatgggtaggtgcaatttGTCTCTGCGAATTTCAGACGTAGTTACACATTGCTGTGaatccgggagttcttccggcGTTGATGCGTTCTCAATAAAACTTCAAAATCCACTTCATTAACGTCTTGTTCCAAGTATATtttgtcgctttcgttcaggacaaaattgtcaTCTGGGCATTATGTGAATGATTTCGTGGTCATTgatcttgcatttttttccatttttcaagtcatctacaagagtaaaaagttatgaatttacaacataatacgcagaagtattttataaattatcaaaatattacctgcttcagtcagtatttgactgggaaatctcagctaaatgatATTATCACataatattacacgaataattgactattttgcgcacacataaacaaaaacatgaaacattttgacctcaaaacttggaaaatccattcggtattttttttacctttatggacgattgggtcatatatgactcatgaaaattataaagctttcctgaaaataacaataaactataatttttactttgttgagaaatattatgtatagtatTACAATTTCTAGCCCCCAAAggtttttgctttaaaaaaattagatatattaaaaatattaaaatttaagcaccaatatgaaaatttgaaaattcgtaattttttaagtagcttaaatattttttatatacgcAAATAGTTGGAAATAACTTCGGGAggacaggaaaaattattttctctgtgggtcacgggtgacccagtcgtccttaaagggttaaaccaat is from Phlebotomus papatasi isolate M1 chromosome 1, Ppap_2.1, whole genome shotgun sequence and encodes:
- the LOC129802378 gene encoding crossover junction endonuclease MUS81, with amino-acid sequence MKKKYVKERVTIKYNDPNPLFKKWLGEWLKYSEENNLGNKTALARALNSLEKYPLPLASARECIILEGFGPTICEMLDKKHKKYKNEEMKCSGNVEVPAEKKKVSKKPKAGPSSSKTSPKKRATKKIVPETKSEQKEDANIVVMSPSTFQIILLVDTQETKGKTKKALDATICELNASKVIYEVRHLSVGDFAWIARDPEGNELVLPYIVERKRLDDFGSSIRDGRFHEQKFRLMRSGIPNVIYMVEMYDSRHLGLPFKTIMQAATNTNVHNKFTVKITDNHHGSILYLSVMSKMLEKIFEEKVLVGCSKVDIKEFKMTDDFVSLMHFKEFNALSSKTREMKVRDFFARQLIQLSSMSVDKALAITRIYGTPRILMNAYRMRNEQEGRDLLTNIKYGRLGRQIGHKLSEIIYEFYYNTLTY
- the LOC129802326 gene encoding formin-binding protein 4-like isoform X1, with the translated sequence MHANSSENRLTHLLGVYNSDSDDEENEEKEVQEKHGNNGAAEVADNIVQTDWTQCYDRETGKPYFFNTSSNQHQWEMPEDYRLYLEWVRRNKFSETEQKWKVYEAEDSGVPYYVNEVTRIVSWEMPEGYRKHLESQKKEQMRKKSVKPTNKIQKKPPKKYPEHLLNHDSDEDKIELISSYSRSSDSEDEDVASKRTEKVKTSKSDKSPDQIPNEELLPYKMYTQDSNTDPQSMEKSSNQPSSILFSNETSVTLSELEKTYLSSRKSSKSPENIIQPETNKSIPTIGEEIDAKLMMRKRRIEIPRIPQKIEPQPKVEVDEELQSKAKTGLYANFQSGGVEFADQSEKKEEVVEVKEEKKELKDASTSTAEDDETGEEDVKELSTLIGAKVKFLSEGRPIVSGVQIMQIQLETLVAAFEAQQLTRFYVMNWLNSTAKSLMQLENDVAPNGWKCKWDRTNSRYYYQSLVTGKIQWDFPEPDVTCHGDEMEICTTPPHPGVEDEEPEAKKLKQEDKEGDDSQEPRTPEPPTWDSSPEPPPAPSFDAAPPPPRITDKFHSELDSFYSDLASLETTANPTEEPVAEVVPVPEVQKTTKPEELPAQPVAAVKVKKKKVKTSRTEMKEMSQLMAKWQKAQQDLKK
- the LOC129802326 gene encoding formin-binding protein 4-like isoform X2, which produces MHANSSENRLTHLLGVYNSDSDDEENEEKEVQEKHGNNGAAEVADNIVQTDWTQCYDRETGKPYFFNTSSNQHQWEMPEDYRLYLEWVRRNKFSETEQKWKVYEAEDSGVPYYVNEVTRIVSWEMPEGYRKHLESQKKEQMRKKSVKPTNKIQKKPPKKYPEHLLNHDSDEDKIELISSYSRSSDSEDEDVASKRTEKTSKSDKSPDQIPNEELLPYKMYTQDSNTDPQSMEKSSNQPSSILFSNETSVTLSELEKTYLSSRKSSKSPENIIQPETNKSIPTIGEEIDAKLMMRKRRIEIPRIPQKIEPQPKVEVDEELQSKAKTGLYANFQSGGVEFADQSEKKEEVVEVKEEKKELKDASTSTAEDDETGEEDVKELSTLIGAKVKFLSEGRPIVSGVQIMQIQLETLVAAFEAQQLTRFYVMNWLNSTAKSLMQLENDVAPNGWKCKWDRTNSRYYYQSLVTGKIQWDFPEPDVTCHGDEMEICTTPPHPGVEDEEPEAKKLKQEDKEGDDSQEPRTPEPPTWDSSPEPPPAPSFDAAPPPPRITDKFHSELDSFYSDLASLETTANPTEEPVAEVVPVPEVQKTTKPEELPAQPVAAVKVKKKKVKTSRTEMKEMSQLMAKWQKAQQDLKK